TGGTCGCCCAGAATCAGGCGGATGGTACGGTGTTTTTTTGTCGCTGACATCTTTTGCTGCAATATATCACAGATTCCCAGTTCTTCTGCCACTTTTTACGCCACGCAAAGGGTCGGTGGCAAACAGGGCAGGTTTTTTCGGGAAGGTTGAGTTTCTTGTGCACAGCGATGAAAACCACCAA
The genomic region above belongs to Cryomorphaceae bacterium and contains:
- a CDS encoding DUF2256 domain-containing protein; the protein is MHKKLNLPEKTCPVCHRPFAWRKKWQKNWESVIYCSKRCQRQKNTVPSA